One genomic segment of Nocardioides cavernaquae includes these proteins:
- a CDS encoding glycine hydroxymethyltransferase has product MTDLSAAQTAALASSAYSQALEVIASVEPRIAAATRQELADQRASLKLIASENYASPAVLLTMGTWFSDKYAEGTVGHRFYAGCQNVDTVESLAAEHAKELFGAEYAYAQPHSGIDANLTAYWAILAQRVEGPWLENVGVKNMNDLSDADWEKLRHELGNQRLLGMSLDSGGHLTHGFRPNISGKMFHQQQYGTDPVTGLLDYDALRAKAKEFKPLILVAGYSAYPRRVNFAKMREIADEVGATLMVDMAHFAGLVAGKVFQGEENPVPYADVVTTTTHKSLRGPRGGLILATKEYAGNVDRGCPMVLGGPLSHVMAAKAVALAEAKTESFQTYAQNVADNAKHLAEGFLTRGAKLVTGGTDNHLVLLDVTSFGLTGRQAEQALLDAGVVTNRNSVPQDPNGAWYTSGIRFGTPALTTRGFGKDEFDTVAELVVDVLNNTKPNATKDGGVSKATYTLADGIADKTKAASADMLDKHPLYPGLVLS; this is encoded by the coding sequence ATGACCGACCTCTCTGCCGCTCAGACTGCAGCTCTCGCCAGCTCCGCGTACTCCCAGGCCCTCGAGGTGATTGCGTCGGTCGAGCCGCGCATCGCCGCGGCCACCCGCCAGGAGCTCGCGGACCAGCGCGCGTCGCTGAAGCTGATCGCCTCCGAGAACTACGCCTCGCCGGCGGTCCTGCTGACGATGGGCACCTGGTTCTCGGACAAGTACGCCGAGGGCACGGTCGGTCACCGCTTCTACGCCGGCTGCCAGAACGTCGACACCGTCGAGTCGCTCGCCGCCGAGCACGCCAAGGAGCTCTTCGGCGCCGAGTACGCCTACGCGCAGCCGCACTCCGGCATCGACGCCAACCTCACGGCGTACTGGGCGATCCTGGCGCAGCGCGTCGAGGGCCCGTGGCTCGAGAACGTCGGCGTCAAGAACATGAACGACCTCTCCGACGCCGACTGGGAGAAGCTTCGCCACGAGCTCGGCAACCAGCGCCTGCTCGGCATGAGCCTCGACTCCGGCGGTCACCTGACCCACGGCTTCCGCCCGAACATCTCCGGCAAGATGTTCCACCAGCAGCAGTACGGCACCGACCCGGTCACCGGCCTGCTCGACTACGACGCCCTGCGCGCCAAGGCCAAGGAGTTCAAGCCGCTGATCCTGGTGGCCGGCTACTCGGCGTACCCGCGTCGCGTGAACTTCGCCAAGATGCGCGAGATCGCTGACGAGGTCGGCGCCACGCTCATGGTCGACATGGCGCACTTCGCCGGTCTGGTCGCGGGCAAGGTGTTCCAGGGCGAGGAGAACCCCGTCCCCTACGCCGACGTCGTCACCACCACGACCCACAAGTCGCTGCGTGGCCCGCGTGGTGGTCTGATCCTCGCCACCAAGGAGTACGCCGGCAACGTCGACCGCGGTTGTCCGATGGTCCTCGGTGGCCCGCTGTCGCACGTGATGGCTGCCAAGGCCGTCGCGCTGGCCGAGGCCAAGACCGAGTCGTTCCAGACCTACGCGCAGAACGTCGCCGACAACGCCAAGCACCTCGCCGAGGGCTTCCTGACCCGCGGGGCGAAGCTGGTCACCGGCGGCACCGACAACCACCTGGTGCTGCTCGACGTCACCTCCTTCGGCCTCACCGGCCGCCAGGCCGAGCAGGCGCTGCTCGACGCCGGCGTCGTCACCAACCGCAACTCGGTCCCGCAGGACCCGAACGGTGCCTGGTACACCTCCGGCATCCGCTTCGGCACCCCGGCGCTCACCACCCGCGGCTTCGGCAAGGACGAGTTCGACACGGTGGCCGAGCTGGTCGTCGACGTCCTGAACAACACCAAGCCCAACGCGACCAAGGACGGCGGCGTCTCCAAGGCGACCTACACCCTGGCCGACGGCATCGCGGACAAGACCAAGGCTGCCTCGGCGGACATGCTCGACAAGCACCCGCTCTACCCCGGTCTCGTTCTTTCCTGA
- a CDS encoding sirohydrochlorin chelatase, producing the protein MAAPALVALAHGSRDPRSAATINALVGEVRALRPDLRIEAAFLDRSRPSFTTVVDRLVKAGFDEIVVVPLLLSEAYHARVDVPSAVAEQAARHPALQIRATAILGHELSFLEVLDQRMREALAAARCRELDALVLAAAGSSDPLSNQAVGRLARVWGSHHKLPVKAAYASSTPPATGEAVRAFRNEGRRHIAVASLFLAPGSLVDRATELAVEAGAVAVSEPLGAHPELARTVLARYAVGAVELVPV; encoded by the coding sequence ATGGCTGCACCCGCACTGGTTGCCCTGGCTCACGGAAGCCGTGATCCGCGGTCCGCCGCAACGATCAACGCCCTCGTCGGCGAGGTCCGGGCCCTGCGCCCCGATCTCCGCATCGAGGCCGCGTTCCTCGATCGGTCGCGCCCGTCGTTCACCACCGTGGTTGACCGCCTGGTCAAGGCCGGTTTCGACGAGATCGTCGTCGTGCCCCTGCTGCTCAGCGAGGCCTACCACGCTCGCGTCGACGTGCCGTCGGCCGTTGCGGAGCAGGCTGCGCGCCACCCCGCCCTTCAGATCCGGGCCACGGCGATCCTCGGTCACGAGCTGTCGTTCCTCGAAGTGCTCGACCAGCGCATGCGGGAGGCCCTGGCGGCAGCCCGATGTCGCGAGCTGGACGCCCTCGTCCTCGCCGCCGCCGGTTCGTCGGACCCGCTCTCCAACCAGGCCGTCGGCCGCCTTGCCCGCGTCTGGGGCTCGCACCACAAGCTTCCGGTCAAGGCTGCCTACGCGTCCTCGACTCCCCCGGCCACCGGTGAAGCCGTCCGCGCGTTCCGCAACGAGGGCCGCCGCCACATCGCGGTCGCCTCGCTGTTCCTCGCGCCGGGCTCGCTGGTCGACCGGGCCACCGAGCTGGCTGTCGAGGCCGGTGCCGTCGCGGTCTCCGAGCCCCTGGGCGCCCACCCGGAGCTGGCCCGCACGGTCCTCGCGCGCTACGCCGTCGGCGCCGTCGAGCTCGTCCCCGTCTGA
- a CDS encoding NCS1 family nucleobase:cation symporter-1, with amino-acid sequence MEPTQPDIVEAAGYPPGRGVGKRDYDPRLSNEDLDPLPEQTWGWYNIFAFWMSDVHSVGGYVTAGALFSLGLMTWQVFVCLIAGIMIVQYFCNLVAKPSQKGAVPYPVASRMSFGVLGANIPAIIRGLIAIAWYGVQTFLAAGSLTIVTLKLFPGLVEYATQDHSFLGLSYVGYVSFAILWVAQALVFWNGMESIRKFIDFCGPAVYVAMIILCIYMVIRADWDISMSLTDKHLTTGQQITAMCGAIAVVVSYFSGPMLNFGDFARYTKSFDEVKKGNAWGLPVNFFIFSVLVVVTASATVPVFGTLITDPVHTIEAIDTYTAVLFGGLTFVIATVGINIVANFISPAFDFSNVNPQKITWRMGGMIAAVGSVILTPWNWYNNDEAIFWTLGILGGLIGPLFGILIADFYAIRKEKIVVDDLYTLEEDGEYWYKGGYNPVAIYALLIAATFSLGSVLLPKILKLSDVWVTVKDVAGKSVESTPIDWISNYSWFIGCAVGFVAYYVLAVRANVAGVNDKAEEPSIA; translated from the coding sequence ATGGAGCCCACCCAGCCCGACATCGTCGAGGCCGCCGGCTATCCGCCGGGCCGCGGCGTAGGAAAGCGCGACTACGACCCCCGACTCTCCAACGAAGACCTCGACCCACTGCCCGAGCAGACCTGGGGCTGGTACAACATCTTCGCCTTCTGGATGTCCGACGTGCACAGCGTCGGTGGCTACGTCACGGCAGGCGCACTGTTCTCCCTGGGCCTGATGACCTGGCAGGTGTTCGTCTGCCTGATCGCAGGCATCATGATCGTCCAGTACTTCTGCAACCTGGTCGCCAAGCCCAGCCAGAAGGGCGCGGTGCCCTACCCGGTCGCCAGCCGGATGTCGTTCGGCGTCCTCGGCGCCAACATCCCTGCGATCATCCGCGGCCTCATCGCGATCGCCTGGTACGGCGTGCAGACGTTCCTCGCGGCCGGCTCCCTGACGATCGTCACCCTCAAGCTCTTCCCCGGGCTGGTCGAGTACGCGACCCAGGACCACAGCTTCCTCGGCCTGTCGTACGTCGGCTACGTCAGCTTCGCGATCCTCTGGGTCGCCCAGGCGCTGGTCTTCTGGAACGGCATGGAGTCGATCCGCAAGTTCATCGACTTCTGTGGTCCGGCGGTCTACGTCGCGATGATCATCCTGTGCATCTACATGGTGATCCGCGCTGACTGGGACATCTCGATGTCGCTGACCGACAAGCACCTGACGACCGGGCAGCAGATCACCGCCATGTGTGGTGCCATCGCCGTCGTCGTGTCGTACTTCTCCGGCCCGATGCTCAACTTCGGTGACTTCGCCCGCTACACGAAGAGCTTCGACGAGGTGAAGAAGGGCAACGCCTGGGGCCTGCCGGTCAACTTCTTCATCTTCTCGGTGCTCGTCGTCGTCACCGCGTCGGCCACCGTCCCGGTGTTCGGCACGCTGATCACCGACCCGGTGCACACCATCGAGGCGATCGACACCTACACCGCAGTGCTGTTCGGCGGTCTGACCTTCGTCATCGCCACGGTGGGCATCAACATCGTCGCCAACTTCATCTCGCCGGCGTTCGACTTCTCCAACGTCAACCCGCAGAAGATCACCTGGCGCATGGGCGGCATGATCGCGGCCGTCGGCTCGGTCATCCTCACCCCCTGGAACTGGTACAACAACGACGAGGCGATCTTCTGGACCCTCGGCATCCTCGGTGGCCTGATCGGCCCGCTGTTCGGCATCCTGATCGCCGACTTCTACGCCATCCGCAAGGAGAAGATCGTCGTCGACGACCTCTACACCCTCGAGGAGGACGGCGAGTACTGGTACAAGGGCGGCTACAACCCGGTGGCGATCTACGCGCTGCTCATTGCCGCGACCTTCTCCCTGGGCTCGGTGCTCCTGCCCAAGATCCTGAAGCTCAGCGACGTCTGGGTGACCGTCAAGGACGTGGCCGGAAAGTCTGTCGAGTCCACGCCGATCGACTGGATCTCCAACTACAGCTGGTTCATCGGCTGTGCCGTGGGCTTCGTTGCCTACTACGTGCTCGCGGTCCGGGCCAACGTCGCCGGCGTGAACGACAAGGCAGAGGAGCCGTCGATCGCATGA
- a CDS encoding nitrite/sulfite reductase produces the protein MNDQPTATVKVEIPRPKRGEGQWELGYREPLNKNEQSKKDDNPLNVRGRILGTYSKKGFDSIDPADLRGRFRWMGLYTQRAPGFDGGKTATLEEEELDDRFFMMRVRTDGAILDAEKLRALGEVSQAYARGTADITDRNNIQYHWIEVESVPAIWERLEGAGLSTIEACGDSPRPFLGSPVAGIAKDEIIDGTSALEEIKRRAINNPDFSNFPRKFKTALTGHPSHDVAPEVNDVAFVGTVHPELGPGFDVWVGGGLSTNPHLAAKLGVWIPLAEVPDVWEGVAGIFRDYGYRRLRSRARLKFLVADWGVDKFREVLEVKYLKRELVSLASPEVPEHQGDHIGVHEQKDGKFFIGAAPIVGRVNGDMLVALGDLVAKYGALGARLTAYQKLVVLGVEAKDTDAFAADLEAIGLTSAPSNWRRRTMACTGIEYCKLAIVETKQRATDLIAELEKRFPELDTPISINLNGCPNACARTQVADIGLKGQLVLDEDGNQVEGYQVHLGGGLGLGANFSRKLRAHKVTSKGLDDYVTKIVENFLAEREPAESFQTWVQRADEAQLR, from the coding sequence ATGAACGACCAGCCCACCGCCACCGTGAAGGTGGAGATCCCGCGCCCCAAGCGAGGCGAGGGCCAGTGGGAGCTCGGATACCGCGAGCCGCTCAACAAGAACGAGCAGTCCAAGAAGGACGACAACCCGCTCAACGTGCGGGGTCGCATCCTGGGCACGTACTCCAAGAAGGGCTTCGACTCGATCGACCCGGCCGACCTGCGTGGTCGCTTCCGCTGGATGGGTCTCTACACCCAGCGCGCTCCGGGCTTCGACGGCGGCAAGACCGCCACCCTCGAGGAGGAGGAGCTGGACGACCGCTTCTTCATGATGCGGGTCCGCACCGACGGCGCGATCCTCGACGCCGAGAAGCTCCGCGCGCTCGGCGAGGTCTCGCAGGCCTACGCCCGCGGCACCGCGGACATCACCGACCGCAACAACATCCAGTACCACTGGATCGAGGTCGAGTCGGTCCCCGCGATCTGGGAGCGCCTCGAAGGCGCTGGCCTGTCCACGATCGAGGCCTGCGGCGACTCGCCGCGCCCGTTCCTCGGCTCGCCGGTCGCCGGCATCGCCAAGGACGAGATCATCGACGGCACCTCGGCGCTCGAGGAGATCAAGCGTCGCGCGATCAACAACCCCGACTTCTCCAACTTCCCGCGCAAGTTCAAGACCGCGCTCACCGGCCACCCGAGCCACGACGTGGCCCCCGAGGTCAACGACGTCGCGTTCGTCGGCACCGTGCACCCCGAGCTCGGCCCCGGCTTCGACGTCTGGGTCGGTGGCGGTCTCTCGACCAACCCGCACCTCGCCGCGAAGCTCGGCGTCTGGATCCCGCTCGCCGAGGTCCCGGACGTCTGGGAAGGCGTCGCCGGCATCTTCCGTGACTACGGCTACCGCCGCCTGCGCTCGCGTGCCCGCCTGAAGTTCCTCGTCGCTGACTGGGGCGTCGACAAGTTCCGTGAAGTCCTCGAGGTCAAGTACCTCAAGCGTGAGCTGGTCTCGCTGGCCTCCCCCGAGGTCCCCGAGCACCAGGGTGACCACATCGGCGTGCACGAGCAGAAGGACGGCAAGTTCTTCATCGGCGCCGCCCCGATCGTCGGCCGGGTCAACGGCGACATGCTTGTCGCCCTCGGCGACCTCGTCGCGAAGTACGGCGCCCTCGGTGCCCGCCTCACGGCGTACCAGAAGCTGGTCGTGCTCGGTGTCGAGGCGAAGGACACCGACGCCTTCGCCGCCGACCTGGAGGCCATCGGCCTCACCTCGGCTCCCTCCAACTGGCGCCGCCGCACGATGGCCTGCACCGGCATCGAGTACTGCAAGCTCGCGATCGTCGAGACCAAGCAGCGCGCGACCGACCTGATCGCCGAGCTGGAGAAGCGCTTCCCCGAGCTCGACACCCCGATCTCGATCAACCTCAACGGCTGCCCCAACGCCTGCGCCCGCACGCAGGTCGCGGACATCGGCCTCAAGGGCCAGCTGGTCCTCGACGAGGACGGCAACCAGGTCGAGGGCTACCAGGTCCACCTCGGTGGCGGCCTCGGTCTCGGTGCCAACTTCAGCCGCAAGCTGCGCGCCCACAAGGTCACCAGCAAGGGCCTCGACGACTACGTCACCAAGATCGTCGAGAACTTCCTGGCCGAGCGCGAGCCGGCCGAGTCGTTCCAGACCTGGGTCCAGCGCGCCGACGAGGCCCAGCTCCGCTGA
- a CDS encoding polyphosphate kinase 2 family protein — protein sequence MSSFAQAHRLPAGPVDLTAIDPAGHPAYDGSKEEGEAALEALGPELADLQERLYANKESGRNVLLVLQGMDTSGKGGVLEHTVGLVSPAGVKVTSFKAPTDEEKAHDFLWRIEKALPPAGLIGVFDRSHFEDVLIVKVHEWADAAEIERRYEAINVFEQKLVDSGTIVVKCMLHISPEEQKSRLLARLDDPTKHWKFNPGDLDERALWPAYRDAYEIALERTNTAAAPWHVIPSDRKWYRNLVIGHLLLDALRGLDLQWPVADFDVEVEKQRLADEEPIA from the coding sequence ATGAGCTCCTTCGCGCAGGCGCACCGCCTTCCCGCTGGCCCGGTCGACCTCACCGCCATCGACCCGGCCGGCCACCCGGCGTACGACGGGTCGAAGGAGGAGGGCGAGGCGGCGCTCGAGGCCCTCGGCCCGGAGCTCGCTGACCTCCAGGAGCGGCTCTACGCCAACAAGGAGTCCGGCAGGAACGTGCTGCTGGTCCTGCAGGGCATGGACACCTCCGGCAAGGGTGGCGTGCTCGAGCACACCGTCGGCCTGGTCAGCCCGGCTGGTGTGAAGGTCACGAGCTTCAAGGCGCCGACCGACGAGGAAAAAGCGCACGACTTCCTGTGGCGCATCGAGAAGGCGCTGCCGCCCGCGGGCCTGATCGGGGTCTTCGACCGCTCGCACTTCGAGGACGTCCTGATCGTGAAGGTCCACGAGTGGGCTGACGCCGCGGAGATCGAGCGTCGCTACGAGGCGATCAACGTGTTCGAGCAGAAGCTCGTCGACTCCGGCACCATCGTCGTGAAGTGCATGCTCCACATCTCGCCCGAGGAGCAGAAGTCGCGACTCCTCGCCAGGCTCGACGATCCGACCAAGCACTGGAAGTTCAACCCGGGCGACCTGGACGAGCGTGCCCTGTGGCCCGCCTACCGCGATGCCTACGAGATCGCACTGGAGCGCACCAACACCGCTGCGGCGCCATGGCACGTGATCCCCAGTGACCGCAAGTGGTACCGGAACCTCGTGATCGGGCACCTCCTGCTCGACGCGCTGCGTGGGCTCGACCTGCAGTGGCCGGTTGCTGACTTCGATGTCGAGGTCGAGAAGCAACGCCTCGCTGACGAGGAGCCGATCGCATGA
- a CDS encoding GntR family transcriptional regulator, translating into MTGTTTPSPRRRERSPAPRRRSAFAAQLVNSAPSGVAPRVLDDLRRAILSGQEPPGTLIPIDAVAEFFGVSHIPVREALKMLTSEGLVEHVPHIGYSVAKLTFAEFRELYEVREALEAAALRAAVLNASTEDDDVVRASHAALTVAAATKDASAYHEESRRFHMALIAPAGMQRLAHMYEAAWNMTEAVRPMARVAEDDRLMLCSEHDHLLDAFLARDGDRLAAESAQHFEHLKLALQAFASEPEVFRPGHISFP; encoded by the coding sequence ATGACGGGCACCACCACACCCTCCCCGCGACGACGCGAGCGTTCGCCGGCGCCACGGAGGCGATCTGCGTTCGCGGCACAGCTGGTGAACAGCGCTCCGAGCGGCGTCGCGCCACGCGTCCTCGACGACCTGAGGCGGGCCATCCTCTCCGGGCAGGAGCCTCCCGGCACGCTGATCCCGATCGACGCCGTCGCGGAGTTCTTCGGGGTCAGCCACATCCCGGTCCGCGAGGCGCTCAAGATGCTGACCAGCGAGGGGCTCGTCGAACACGTCCCGCACATCGGCTACAGCGTGGCGAAGCTGACCTTTGCGGAGTTCAGGGAGCTCTACGAAGTGCGCGAGGCCCTCGAGGCCGCGGCCCTGCGTGCCGCCGTGCTCAACGCGTCGACGGAGGATGACGACGTCGTGCGGGCGTCGCACGCGGCACTCACCGTGGCCGCAGCGACGAAGGACGCCTCCGCCTACCACGAGGAGTCGCGCCGGTTCCACATGGCGCTGATCGCTCCCGCCGGCATGCAGCGACTGGCCCACATGTACGAAGCCGCGTGGAACATGACCGAGGCGGTCCGCCCCATGGCGCGCGTGGCGGAGGACGACCGGCTGATGCTGTGCAGCGAGCACGACCACCTGCTCGATGCCTTCCTGGCCCGCGACGGGGACCGGCTGGCTGCCGAGTCGGCGCAGCACTTCGAGCACCTCAAGCTGGCTCTCCAGGCCTTCGCCAGCGAGCCCGAGGTCTTCCGCCCCGGCCATATATCTTTCCCGTGA
- a CDS encoding HipA family kinase, translated as MTGPIETVAVTRYVAPLREGGSLPGIVEAEDLGTYVCKFRGAGQGLRVLVAEVIVSGLARRLGLATPRLVALELAADIARYEADEEVQDLLRASVGLNLGVDFLPGAFGFDGTSAVPAGQAATVVWLDAFCANVDRSWRNPNLLVWHGDLWVIDHGASLYFHHGWSGGVGDPARFAAQPWNADDHVLLEAARADDLDAVDEKARAALDREAFEEILAEVPDAWLEPVPGGPDADALSPDALRAAYVEFLTARLGTDQWLAGVRG; from the coding sequence ATGACCGGCCCGATCGAGACGGTTGCTGTCACCCGCTATGTCGCACCGCTGCGCGAAGGTGGCTCGCTCCCGGGGATCGTCGAGGCTGAGGACCTCGGCACCTACGTCTGCAAGTTTCGTGGCGCCGGTCAGGGGCTGCGGGTCCTCGTGGCCGAGGTGATCGTGAGTGGACTCGCTCGTCGCCTCGGGCTGGCCACGCCGCGCCTGGTCGCTCTCGAGCTGGCCGCTGACATCGCTCGTTACGAGGCGGACGAGGAGGTCCAGGACCTGCTCCGGGCCAGTGTCGGGCTCAACCTCGGCGTCGACTTCCTGCCGGGTGCCTTCGGCTTCGACGGCACCTCGGCCGTGCCTGCCGGGCAGGCAGCGACGGTGGTGTGGCTCGACGCCTTCTGCGCCAACGTCGACCGCTCCTGGCGCAACCCCAACCTGCTGGTCTGGCACGGCGACCTCTGGGTGATCGACCACGGCGCCTCGCTCTACTTCCACCACGGCTGGTCCGGGGGAGTCGGAGACCCTGCGCGCTTCGCAGCGCAGCCGTGGAACGCCGACGACCACGTCCTGCTCGAAGCCGCCCGTGCCGACGACCTCGACGCCGTCGACGAGAAGGCGCGCGCTGCCCTTGATCGTGAGGCCTTCGAGGAGATCCTCGCCGAGGTCCCCGATGCCTGGCTCGAGCCGGTGCCCGGCGGCCCCGATGCGGATGCACTGTCGCCGGACGCCCTCCGCGCGGCGTACGTCGAGTTCCTGACCGCGCGCCTGGGCACCGACCAGTGGCTCGCGGGGGTGCGCGGATGA
- a CDS encoding DUF3037 domain-containing protein, translating to MTTRQDLHAYQYVVLRCVPRVEREEFVNVGVLLYCQATEFLAAAWSCDTARLEAFSPGLDIGRVCDALAYVEGVSAGDPAAGAAARGDLGTRFGFLKAPRSTVLQPGPVHGGITADPARELEHLLQRFVS from the coding sequence ATGACCACTCGCCAGGATCTCCACGCCTATCAGTACGTCGTCCTGCGCTGTGTCCCGCGCGTTGAGCGGGAGGAGTTCGTCAACGTGGGCGTGCTGCTCTACTGCCAGGCGACGGAGTTCCTCGCCGCGGCGTGGTCCTGCGACACCGCACGGCTCGAGGCCTTCTCGCCCGGTCTCGACATCGGCCGGGTGTGTGACGCCCTGGCCTACGTCGAGGGCGTGAGCGCTGGCGACCCCGCCGCCGGCGCCGCTGCGCGCGGAGATCTCGGCACCCGGTTCGGGTTCCTGAAGGCGCCACGCAGCACCGTCCTGCAGCCGGGGCCGGTCCACGGTGGCATCACCGCCGACCCGGCCCGCGAGCTGGAGCACCTGCTCCAGCGCTTCGTGAGCTGA
- the recA gene encoding recombinase RecA produces MAGDREKALDAALANIEKQFGKGSVMRLGDDTRAPLEVIPTGSIALDVALGLGGLPRGRVVEIYGPESSGKTTVALHAVASAQAAGGVVAFIDAEHALDPDYAKALGVDTDALLVSQPDSGEQALEIADMLIRSGALSLIVIDSVAALVPRAEIEGEMGDSHVGLQARLMSQALRKMTGALNNSQTTAIFINQLREKIGVMFGSPETTTGGRALKFYSSVRLDVRRIETLKDGTDMVGNRTRVKVVKNKVAPPFKQAEFDIMYGKGISREGGLIDVGVEAGLVRKAGAWYTYEGDQLGQGKENARNFLKDNPDLANELEKKILEKLGVGPKVDAPAVVEPVNVDF; encoded by the coding sequence ATGGCTGGAGATCGCGAGAAGGCGCTCGATGCAGCGCTCGCAAACATCGAGAAGCAGTTCGGCAAGGGCTCGGTCATGCGACTGGGCGACGACACGCGAGCCCCGCTCGAGGTGATCCCGACCGGCTCCATCGCGCTGGACGTGGCGCTCGGCCTCGGTGGCCTGCCGCGTGGCCGTGTCGTCGAGATCTACGGCCCGGAGTCCTCCGGAAAGACGACGGTCGCCCTGCACGCGGTGGCCAGCGCCCAGGCCGCCGGCGGCGTCGTCGCGTTCATCGACGCCGAGCACGCGCTCGACCCCGACTACGCCAAGGCGCTCGGTGTCGACACCGACGCCCTGCTGGTCTCCCAGCCCGACTCCGGTGAGCAGGCGCTCGAGATCGCGGACATGTTGATCCGCTCCGGTGCGCTCTCGCTGATCGTCATCGACTCCGTGGCGGCGCTCGTGCCCCGCGCCGAGATCGAGGGCGAGATGGGTGACAGCCACGTCGGTCTGCAGGCCCGACTCATGTCGCAGGCGCTCCGCAAGATGACCGGCGCGCTCAACAACTCGCAGACCACCGCGATCTTCATCAACCAGCTGCGCGAGAAGATCGGCGTCATGTTCGGCTCGCCGGAGACCACGACCGGTGGTCGCGCGCTGAAGTTCTACTCCTCGGTCCGCCTCGACGTGCGCCGCATCGAGACGCTCAAGGACGGCACCGACATGGTCGGCAACCGCACCCGCGTCAAGGTCGTGAAGAACAAGGTGGCTCCGCCGTTCAAGCAGGCCGAGTTCGACATCATGTACGGCAAGGGCATCTCCCGCGAGGGTGGCCTGATCGACGTCGGTGTCGAGGCGGGCCTGGTCCGCAAGGCCGGTGCTTGGTACACCTACGAGGGCGACCAGCTGGGCCAGGGCAAGGAAAACGCCCGCAACTTCCTCAAGGACAACCCGGACCTGGCCAACGAGCTGGAGAAGAAGATCCTCGAGAAGCTCGGCGTCGGCCCGAAGGTCGATGCGCCTGCCGTGGTCGAGCCGGTCAACGTCGACTTCTGA
- a CDS encoding phosphoadenylyl-sulfate reductase has protein sequence MTSATTRAARVNRGSEIAGRTPEQLREIVSHVGAELELAPAEHIIEWAAATFGERFCITSSMGDAVLAHLASKVVPGIDVVFLDTGYHFAETLGTADAVKHTMPVNLITILPKQTVAEQDAEYGPDLYKRDPDKCCALRKVAPLATSLDGYDAWATGLRRAETHNRVIAPVVGWDAKKGKVKVSPIARWTDEQVEAYIAENNVLVNPLVYDDYPSIGCWPCTSRVKPGDDPRSGRWAGQNKTECGIHS, from the coding sequence ATGACGTCCGCCACCACGCGCGCCGCGCGCGTCAACCGCGGCTCGGAGATCGCGGGACGCACCCCGGAGCAGCTCCGCGAGATCGTGTCCCACGTCGGTGCCGAGCTCGAGCTCGCTCCCGCCGAGCACATCATCGAGTGGGCTGCGGCCACCTTCGGCGAGCGCTTCTGCATCACGTCCTCGATGGGCGACGCGGTGCTCGCACACCTCGCCTCCAAGGTCGTGCCCGGCATCGACGTGGTCTTCCTCGACACCGGCTACCACTTCGCCGAGACGCTCGGCACTGCTGACGCGGTCAAGCACACGATGCCGGTCAACCTGATCACCATCCTGCCCAAGCAGACCGTTGCCGAGCAGGACGCTGAATACGGCCCCGACCTCTACAAGCGCGACCCCGACAAGTGCTGCGCCCTGCGCAAGGTCGCACCGCTCGCCACCTCCCTCGACGGGTACGACGCGTGGGCCACCGGCCTGCGCCGGGCCGAGACGCACAACCGCGTCATCGCTCCCGTCGTCGGCTGGGACGCCAAGAAGGGGAAGGTCAAGGTCTCCCCCATCGCACGCTGGACCGACGAGCAGGTCGAGGCCTACATCGCCGAGAACAACGTGCTGGTCAACCCGCTCGTCTACGACGACTACCCCTCGATCGGCTGCTGGCCGTGCACCTCGCGGGTCAAGCCGGGCGACGACCCGCGCAGCGGGCGCTGGGCCGGCCAGAACAAGACGGAGTGCGGCATCCACTCGTAA
- a CDS encoding regulatory protein RecX translates to MSTREAASPGWHGDVAAGVAAWLGEAGLPVPPPPDKVALGPDADQETVARKILLDQLTGQARTRKELADKLAAKGVPDELASRLLDRFTEVGLIDDEAFARAWIASRQPGKGLARRALAQELRRKGIDDEIAREALDEIDPDDELEVARVMVRRKLRSVSGLDEVRATRRLVGMLARKGHSPGVAYRVVREELSSIVQP, encoded by the coding sequence ATGTCCACACGCGAGGCGGCCTCCCCGGGCTGGCACGGTGACGTTGCCGCCGGGGTGGCCGCCTGGCTCGGCGAGGCTGGCCTGCCGGTCCCACCTCCGCCGGACAAGGTCGCGCTCGGTCCCGACGCGGACCAGGAGACGGTCGCGCGCAAGATCCTGCTGGACCAGCTGACCGGCCAGGCCCGCACCCGCAAGGAGCTCGCCGACAAGCTCGCGGCCAAGGGCGTTCCCGACGAGCTGGCCAGCCGGCTGCTCGACCGGTTCACCGAGGTCGGCCTGATCGACGACGAGGCGTTCGCCCGCGCCTGGATCGCCTCGCGGCAGCCGGGCAAGGGACTGGCCCGCCGGGCGCTGGCCCAGGAGCTGCGCCGCAAGGGCATCGACGACGAGATCGCCCGGGAGGCGCTCGACGAGATCGACCCTGACGACGAGCTCGAGGTGGCCCGCGTGATGGTCCGCCGCAAGCTGCGCTCGGTCTCCGGTCTCGACGAGGTCAGGGCCACCCGACGCCTGGTCGGCATGCTGGCCCGCAAGGGACACAGCCCGGGCGTCGCCTACCGCGTCGTGCGCGAGGAGCTGAGCTCTATCGTTCAGCCATGA